Below is a window of Patescibacteria group bacterium DNA.
TTAATCGGCGCGCTGCACAAAAAACTTAATGAATTAAAAACAGAGTAAGCGCCCAAAAGGAATATAGTCAAGAAGAAAATTTGCGGGTGGCCAGCCAAAAAGGCGATGGCCAAAAATACGGCGCTTAAAATAATATTTTTAAATGGTTTTTCTTTAAGGCTTTTGTGAAAGAACAGAAAAATTAGTGGTAGCCAAATGATTGTTGAAATAATATTTATATGTACGCAGTGAGCGACGATGGGCAGAGATAGTGCGTAGGTTATAGCCGAAAATAAACTGGCCGGTCGGCTTCTGTGAAAATATTTAGTTAGCGCATAAAGAAATGTTCCCCCCAAAAAGACATGAAAGATGGTCCAAAGCTCAATTAGCCAGGCCGTTCTTGAGACAGCGCCATTAAAAAAAGGAATAATTAATAAATTTAGAGGGTATAAAGACTGAGTTTGGATGTCGGCGAGGAATGGCTGCCCGGCGCCAGAATAAGGATTCCAGAGAGGCAGGACCCCGTCTTTTAGGTTGGTAAAATAAAAGAATTTGTTTGGGACATGGTAAGAAAGAAAGTCATCCCAGAAAAAATAATGTCCAAAAATATTCGGGCTAAAGAATATAAACAAGATAATTGCCAGCAAAAGAATATTAATTAAATCAGCTCTGGAACAGAGTGTATTTTTAATTACTTTTCTCATAATGATTTTCTGTATAGCCCTATATAATATATGCGGCAATGAATTTTTGCATCTGCTATTTTTTTAAAACCAGACGGTTCCAATATGCCCTTTAAGTTTTTTGACCGGAATTTACTCACATGAGCTTCATTCCAATATTTGCCTCTCATTTTTGTCCAAAAAAACCAGACAAATTTAAAAAGCAAGTTTTCGTTTGGTATACCTACCAATAAATAGCCGCCCGGCTTTAAGACTCGCGCGCTTTCACTCACGGCACAATTATAATTAGGCAAATGCTCAAGCACATCCAGCGTCGTAACCAAATCAAAATTTTGATCCGGAAACGGCAATCCGTTTTGAATATCCCCGCACAAGAAATTCAAGTCAGGATGCTGGTTCTTAGCGTGCTGAATTACTTTCTCAGAGATATCCATCCCAAAGCCGTTTGCCTTGGTGATTTTTTTTATTTTGTCCGTAAATATGCCGCTATGACAGCCAAGGTCTAAAAAATTGTTTATTTTAAGGGGAGAGAGGATTCTGCTTATATGCGAGAATCTTTTTGAATGGAAATACTTTTGGAGAAAACTTTTTTGAAGACCTTGCTCATAATAATCAACAGGCACATTGTTATGGATCTGGTTTAGTTTGCTCGAGTTCATTTTTATGGAGATTATTTTGCTAATATTAGCTAAAATTTATTAAATAAATTTGAATTCACACTTGACATAAAACAAGAGTTATGATATGATGTACAAATATGAAAATATATAATAGAAAAAAATTAATATTTTATACTCTGCTAATTTCTTTGATTTTTAGCAGTATTTGGCATCACGCCCTTCCCGTATATGCGGACTACTATATTCCGGATTCAGAAGTTCTTAAGGAAACTAAGTTAGACTCTGCAATTTTAAAACTAAGTTATAATGATGGAATTCAGTGCCTCATTAATGAGAGTTTAGTAATTAACGCATTAGAAGAGTATCACGCAAGCCACTATTGGGACAGAAAGATTGATGTTTATAAATATTTCAAAGAAGGTGAAAATTTAATCGCTTGCCATGTTTCTAACGGCGATGAAAATCGGGGAACGGGTGGCGGTAATTTTGATGCTGAGCTTATTTTAAACGGTGAGGAGATAATTAAGCGGGGCGATACAACAGAAGCTTGCGCCAGAATCACAAATGTTATGTGGAGATTCTATGGTGAAAAAGGGTCAACATCCTACCCGCCCAAAGATGGGGACAGAGACACTTGGTATCAGTTCGGATATAATGATGATGACTGGAAATATGGCGTAGCTCCTTTTGGCACCGGTGATAATAAACCGAGGTGTACTAGCAGTGTTTTGATAGAGGCCCCTGATAATGCCTGGTTTAGAAAAAAGTTTTTTTTAAACGCCGAGCAGTTGGGCATCACCCCAACCGTGTTCCCGGAATTTAAGCAAGCATTTCTTGGGGCTTATCCCACCCCCACTATTATTAGCGTCGCCGAAAACCGAGACATCAACCAAAATCCAAAAGATGTTTATTATACCAAATATCCCACCCCAATATTTACTGGTCTTACAAAATACGGGAGCAATGTAAAAATTTATATTGATGATAAGTTTATTGACTATGCTCAAGTTCAACACGGTGAAAAGTCCGGCACAGCAAATTTTTTCTATTGGTACCGAAACTATCTGCCTGAAGGCAAACACACCATGTATGCGATTACTGAAAATCCTTTAAGTAAGTTTACATCTCCACCTTCAGCCGAGGTTACTTTTGAAGTGGTAACTATGCCGAGCCCAACTATTTTAAGCCTGGGTGAAAACAGCAAAGTTGATATGACCCAAGTTTATATTACCAGCTATAAAACTCCTTTGATTACTGGTATTTCTCCTTACGGCCAAGAACTAAAAATATATATTGATAACGAATATGTTGGCAAAGCCGCGGTTCAAGAAGGAGAAAAAACCGGTATCAGTAATTTTTACATTATGCCGCGATTGAGCCCCGGCAGACATACGGTTGTGGCCACTGCCTATGATCCCCAATTAGATCTAGAGTCAATCGCCAGGCAGGTGATTACTTTTGAAGTGAGGTGAGGGTTAATGATATAGTTTTGCAGATTAAAGGTACCTGGTGTTTTATCGGGTGTTTTTTGGTTTAAGGTCAAACAAGAAACAAGGACACAAGATACAAGTTACAAAAAAATTTCAAGATACAAATTTTCAAATTCCAAACCGTTTGTATTTTGGAGTTTGAAATTTGGAATTTTTTTGTACCCTTGTTTCTTGTATCTTGTATCCTTGTACTCTCATTTTTCAATTCACAATCCGAAAAATATGCGCCTCCTCATCCTCGTAAACCGACTCAAATCCATCTTGGTGTTTTAGAACTTTTTCAAAATCCCCGTATCTTTTTTTAGTCAGAATCACATACTCACTGTTAAACCAGGTTTTGATTTTATAAGCCAAACCTATCGTATCTTTGCCGCTGGTAATATCCCGGTGGAGTTCGTACAAATAACTATCATAAGCATACATAAAAGTAGGATCTAAGCCCACCAGATAATAATTGTGATGATTATGAAAGAAAAGCATGGGCGACTCGTCCCAGCAAGTATGAAAAACAATGGAGTTCTTGGGGGTATTTTTTTCAAGCCAAGCCGAGGCGTTCTGAAGATAATAAAGCGCGAAATTTTTGTTAAGACTGGTTCTAACTGAAGTCAGTTGAGCGGTAAAGCTAACCCCGCATATAAATATGGCCGTGATAACATAGCCGCTAATCAGAATTGTTGTTAAAGGGTTGGGGAAAATAAAAAATTTTTTAATTCTGGCGAGCAAATCTTGCCAGTTAAAACGTTGGCTGGAAAAAGGATTGACAGCAAAGGAGAAGCCAGAGAACATAAGAGCCAGGGGCGCAAAATATTCAATTTGTTTTGATGAACGCAAGGCGAGAATTAAAAACAGCCCGGAAAGCAGAAAAAGGGTCCAATTTTTTCTTGCTTGGAGTTTGATGTTATAAAGAAACCAAGCGCAGGCGATCACCCAAAGCACAAGAATTAAAATGTTCTGTAAGAGAAAATCGCTAAAATTTGGCGCATACCATTCTGCCCCAAGATTAATGGCGCCCTTTTTGTTGACTACTGCTATTTGGAAAATTTGAATCCAATAGAAATTTAGATTCTCCGGAAAGTAAGGATTAATGATAATGCCAGCAGCTATCCCAGCTAAAATAATTAACATCAGTTTGATATGCGGCCAAGCAAATGTTGAAACAAAAAAACAGCGAAGAAGCGACAGAAGATTCCTTTTAGACGAAGCCAACATTTGCTGAATCACTTCTGCCAATACATAAGAACCGCCAATAAAAAGCATTAAAATCCAGCCTCCATAAGTCCAAACATAAAGAAAGGCCACTAGAAACATTAACCAATATTTGCGTTTGAGAATTACATATAAGCTTAAGAAGAACATTATTAAGGCCAGGGGCTGGGCTTTAATAAGAGAGATTCTGAATATAAAACCGGCAGAAGTATAAAGCAAAGCAGTAAGAGCGAGCGGCCGCTTAATCTTGAATCGTTTTAAAAGCCAAAAAAGAAAAGTAATGAGCGCGGCATCTAAGATAACAGTTAAAAATTTACTGCTGGTTATCGGATCCAGATAGTTCATCAAAGGCGTCATTAAAAGGTGGTAAATCAAATGATGGTCAGCGAAATTTTGTCTAAGGGTGGTGTGGTACAGCCAGGGGAAACCCTTAAAAATCGGCCACTCTCCCTGCTCCAGCTTTTCTTGCATCAGCATTGCCACCTTGATGTGATAAAACGAGTCCGGGTCAGCCAGGGTCGGGGTGGCCTGCAGCCAGGTAAAAATTAAAAAAGAAACCGTAAATAGGACAATGTATGTCCGATACGGCCTCCGTTTAAAAAAGTCTTTTATGCGAGAATAGGTTATACTCATAGAATGTAACTTATAGTAACTCATTGTAACTCAATAGTAATACCGTTGTAACTCAATAGTAATACAATAATAACTCAATTGTATTACTACTGTATTACGCGACCCCGGCCGCAGCCGGGGGAGCATATTACTAAACATTGCTAATTTGTAATAATGTTCAAAGATGAGATAATTATGTCATTGACTCAATTGTTGCTTAAAGAAGTCCACCCACGGTATCGGACCCGGATTAACGTTGTTAAGCATTGCCAAATAAAACGCGGTGTAGCTGCCCAAGGATAAGACCTCAAATGATTGTTCAAGTTTTTCTTTTGCCTGGACAGCATATTCCAAATAAGCGATTTTATTGTTCTTAACTACATCTTTAGTAATCTCAAAACGTTTTTGAACTCGCGGTTCGTAAAGTTCAGAATTTATAAAAACAAATATTAAATCTTTTTTATTGGATTTAGGAAATTTGAGTCCTTCCATCAAGTGATGATTGAGCTCTGGAATCACAAACCAGCTTGCGAAGTTTTTAGAGTTTTCATTAATCTGGTTAGCAAAAGCGTGAACATTGCCAGCCAACAATCCAGCAGCAACCAAAATCACCAACCTGCCTTGTGATTCTTTAGCTATTAGCTTGGCCGGATTATCTTTATTATTGCTGATGCCAAAGGTTTTGTTCAATTTTTGGAGGCAGTCCTGAACATTTTTTATTTGAGAGTCAGCAATTTTTATGATTCCGCATTTGTTTAAGAGCGCTAGTTGGCCGATTACAGAATAAGCAACAGCAATTCTTGGCTGGTTGCAAATGTTGTGTCGGGCCTCAAACGCGTACCCGGGAATTTTGTTTTTCTGCATCATCTGGCTTAACTCACCCCCGGTAGTAATCGCCATAATTTTAGCGCCCCGTTTTTTGGCCTCCGCATAACTTCCAATCGGCTCCTCGGTATTTCCGGAAAAACTGGAAATTAAATACAAAGTGTTCTTATTTAAATAATTCGGAACTTGATAATCATTTATTACTTCAAAAGGAATTTTTATTTCATTATTATATAATGATTTTATAACATGACCGCCAAGCCCGGAGCCGCCCATGCCATTAATTACCAGATTTTTTACTTTTTTGTAAGCAACCGGGATTTTAATGCTTTTAGTTTCTTCCCAAGCCTGTTCAACTTGTTTATCAAAAAGCATAATGGAGCCCAGCACGTTGCTCTTGTCTAGGGTATTGATTTTTTTAGGGTTGGATAAGGTGTTCATGGGTTTGATTGTTAAATTGTGTTATGTTTCATTGTCCAATTGTTCGATTGCTTTACTTTTTAACAATTGGACAATCGAACAATCGAGCAATGAAGTAGTTTTCATTGTAAGTATAGCAAATTGTCGTCTTTCTGTCACCTGTCCTGCACTAACGAAGTTTGGTGCAGGATTTTTATCGTCCACATTTCATTAACAGCTATGTATTGATTTTTAGTCCTTGTCTTGGTATAGTAAAGACAAACAAAAAATAGATAAACGTAATGATTTTTTAGAAGAAACCAAAGAGATTGCTAACATTTTTGCCTCAAGTATTATTATTATGAAAGGCAGAAAGAAGCAATTTTTGAGTTTTTTAGTTTGTGTTTTTGTTTTTTTATATTTGATTTTTTATATTGCGAAGCATGTCTGGACACTCAAAATGGGCGCAAATTCATCGTCAAAAGGGCGTTGCGGATCAAAAACGCGGCATGATTTTTACCAAATTGGGTCGGGCAATTACCATTGCTGCCAGAGAAGGCGGCGGTGATCCTGATTCAAATTTTAAACTCCGTTTAGCGATTGACAGAGCGAAACAAGCCAATATGCCCAAGGATAATATTGAACGCGCTATTAAACATGGCACTGGCGAGGGCAGTGAAGAGACGATTAAAGAAGTCACTTATGAAGCGTTTAGCCCAGAGGGCGTAGCTTTAATCATCAAAATTTTAACTGATAATAAAAACCGCGCTCTTTCCAATGTGAAAAATATTATGAATAAGCTTGGCGGAAAGATGGCTGGCGCTAATTCAGTAGCTTGGATGTTTGAACAAAAAGGGGTGATTAGAATTGTGAATATAGAATCTGGAATCTCGAATTTGGAAAAATTTCAATTAGACCTAATTGAGATTGGGGCTCAAGATTTTGAAAGAGAGGATGGGGATTTAGTCATTTATACTTCAATTGATGATTTGCAAAAAGTCAAGGAAGACCTAGAAAAGCAGACTATCAAGGTGGATTGTGCAGAAGTGGAATTTGTGCCTAAAAAAGATAATCTTGCAAAAGTC
It encodes the following:
- a CDS encoding class I SAM-dependent methyltransferase; protein product: MNSSKLNQIHNNVPVDYYEQGLQKSFLQKYFHSKRFSHISRILSPLKINNFLDLGCHSGIFTDKIKKITKANGFGMDISEKVIQHAKNQHPDLNFLCGDIQNGLPFPDQNFDLVTTLDVLEHLPNYNCAVSESARVLKPGGYLLVGIPNENLLFKFVWFFWTKMRGKYWNEAHVSKFRSKNLKGILEPSGFKKIADAKIHCRIYYIGLYRKSL
- a CDS encoding SIS domain-containing protein — its product is MNTLSNPKKINTLDKSNVLGSIMLFDKQVEQAWEETKSIKIPVAYKKVKNLVINGMGGSGLGGHVIKSLYNNEIKIPFEVINDYQVPNYLNKNTLYLISSFSGNTEEPIGSYAEAKKRGAKIMAITTGGELSQMMQKNKIPGYAFEARHNICNQPRIAVAYSVIGQLALLNKCGIIKIADSQIKNVQDCLQKLNKTFGISNNKDNPAKLIAKESQGRLVILVAAGLLAGNVHAFANQINENSKNFASWFVIPELNHHLMEGLKFPKSNKKDLIFVFINSELYEPRVQKRFEITKDVVKNNKIAYLEYAVQAKEKLEQSFEVLSLGSYTAFYLAMLNNVNPGPIPWVDFFKQQLSQ
- a CDS encoding YebC/PmpR family DNA-binding transcriptional regulator; translated protein: MSGHSKWAQIHRQKGVADQKRGMIFTKLGRAITIAAREGGGDPDSNFKLRLAIDRAKQANMPKDNIERAIKHGTGEGSEETIKEVTYEAFSPEGVALIIKILTDNKNRALSNVKNIMNKLGGKMAGANSVAWMFEQKGVIRIVNIESGISNLEKFQLDLIEIGAQDFEREDGDLVIYTSIDDLQKVKEDLEKQTIKVDCAEVEFVPKKDNLAKVSDKEKVGRLVEALEDDEDVEAVFTNMR